The following coding sequences lie in one Treponema socranskii subsp. buccale genomic window:
- a CDS encoding HPr family phosphocarrier protein has product MISKEITIQNPTGLHTRPANDFVTLANTFQSDINIRKNEKTANAKSIIKLLRIGISQNDRVVLEADGADEEKAVQALTEFIDRLEE; this is encoded by the coding sequence TGATTTCAAAAGAAATAACCATACAAAATCCGACGGGTTTGCATACGCGTCCGGCAAACGATTTTGTAACGCTCGCAAATACATTTCAATCGGATATTAACATTCGAAAAAATGAAAAAACGGCAAATGCAAAAAGTATAATCAAATTGCTGCGTATAGGAATTTCTCAAAACGATAGAGTTGTTTTGGAAGCCGACGGTGCTGATGAAGAAAAGGCCGTACAAGCGCTTACCGAATTTATTGATCGATTAGAAGAGTAA